One stretch of Punica granatum isolate Tunisia-2019 chromosome 5, ASM765513v2, whole genome shotgun sequence DNA includes these proteins:
- the LOC116207624 gene encoding uncharacterized protein LOC116207624, with product MWQVLLAAAVAGSTGLVAKHFLAPAADLSKALDSDHAPELEAAEPSTPRATISVPNASECERSCGRSEDIFRFSSSGSSRAHSKGSRKKFGSGSRKSAGKKADGGDSGTAHSKSGRKFRICLKRRKTGKNVAPKCGLGLSKESSSFNYGLGVGIMYMMSTGKAEISRLNTAMDETAKVVKELKTELHRRRSSQNTQYLSSAKGSYGSSRRPAGKHSQLANKLRTENTEPNDTQMFPLPAVDDGEYASSVLTEEPEQEVMEMNQLEAELESELEKLPWSLGDMSCETQPYIAETEVAYAMDHEAGHEVPGSCQFSGVRPSELNQKLSRLLIEQQDSQITELETELNSTQSKLREKEAELQALKDCVRRLTNFSISNGSDDETDAHDGEEWTGNWDYSNGLRSDSAQSSRPVVGMKRPIDA from the exons ATGTGGCAGGTCCTGTTAGCTGCCGCCGTGGCGGGGTCCACCGGACTCGTCGCCAAGCACTTCCTCGCCCCGGCTGCCGACCTCTCCAAAGCTCTAGACTCCGATCATGCCCCGGAGCTGGAAGCCGCCGAGCCTTCGACCCCCCGGGCTACCATCTCGGTCCCGAATGCGTCTGAATGCGAGCGCAGCTGCGGGAGATCGGAGGATATCTTCAGGTTCTCCAGCTCCGGGTCCAGCAGGGCTCATTCGAAGGGTTCGAGGAAGAAGTTCGGGAGCGGTTCTCGGAAATCTGCCGGAAAGAAAGCTGATGGCGGAGACAGTGGCACGGCGCATAGTAAGAGCGGGAGGAAGTTCCGCATCTGcttgaagaggaggaagactGGCAAGAATGTGGCGCCGAAATGCGGATTGGGCTTGTCGAAAG AGAGCTCTTCATTCAACTATGGATTGGGTGTTGGAATCATGTACATGATGTCCACTGGGAAAGCTGAAATCAGCAGGCTCAACACAGCAATGGACGAGACTGCTAAAGTCGTTAAGGAACTAAAAACAGAGCTTCATCGGAGAAGATCTTCACAGAATACGCAATATTTGAGCTCGGCAAAAGGATCCTATGGCAGCTCACGAAGGCCTGCAGGCAAGCATAGCCAACTAGCAAATAAATTGAGGACAGAGAATACTGAGCCCAATGATACACAAATGTTTCCGCTGCCAGCAGTCGATGATGGTGAATATGCGAGTAGCGTCCTTACTGAGGAACCTGAGCAGGAGGTAATGGAAATGAACCAACTGGAAGCAGAACTCGAGTCTGAACTAGAAAAGCTTCCGTGGAGCCTCGGGGATATGTCTTGTGAAACACAGCCATATATAGCAGAG ACTGAAGTTGCATATGCAATGGATCACGAAGCTGGACATGAAGTTCCCGGCTCTTGTCAGTTCAGTGGTGTTCGACCATCTGAGCTGAATCAGAAACTCTCCCGCTTGCTCATCGAACAGCAGGATAGCCAAATAACAGAGCTGGAGACAGAACTGAACTCGACTCAATCCAAGCTCCGTGAGAAGGAAGCCGAGCTACAGGCACTTAAGGACTGTGTCAGACGACTCACCAACTTTTCCATCTCAAATGGCTCGG ATGATGAAACGGACGCACATGATGGGGAGGAATGGACGGGCAACTGGGATTACAGTAATGGCTTGAGATCTGATTCTGCTCAGTCAAGCAGACCCGTGGTCGGCATGAAGAGGCCCATTGACGCCTGA
- the LOC116207627 gene encoding lipid phosphate phosphatase gamma-like, which translates to MAGHPLKAVTLTHVRYPRGDQLGHFLAWVSLVPVFISLGGFVTHFIFRRELQGIFLALGLLISQFINELIKTSVQQARPETCALLETCDSHGWPSSHSQYMFFFAVYFTLLTWRSRWAAVLVAWALAVLTMFSRVYLGYHTVSQVFAGAVLGIILGAMWFRIINTGLVPYFPAIEESAFGRMFYVKDTSHIPNVLKFEYDNARAVRKNMHSKDN; encoded by the exons ATGGCGGGGCATCCACTGAAAGCAGTGACCTTGACTCACGTCCGGTACCCGAGGGGAGACCAGCTCGGCCACTTCCTCGCCTGGGTCTCCCTCGTCCCTGTCTTCATCAGCCTCGGCGGCTTCGTCACCCACTTCATCTTCCGGCGCGAGCTGCAGGGCATCTTCTTGGCCCTCGGCCTCCTCATCTCCCAGTTCATCAACGAGCTGATCAAGACCTCCGTGCAGCAGGCCCGACCAGAAACATGCGCTCTCCTCGAAACGTGCGACTCCCACGG GTGGCCTTCAAGCCACTCCCAGTACATGTTCTTCTTTGCTGTCTACTTCACCCTGTTGACATGGAGGAGCAGGTGGGCCGCTGTTCTCGTGGCCTGGGCGTTGGCAGTTTTGACCATGTTCTCGAGGGTGTACTTGGGGTACCACACGGTTTCGCAGGTCTTTGCTGGGGCAGTCCTCGGGATCATTCTGGGGGCCATGTGGTTCAGGATCATAAACACAGGGCTTGTGCCTTACTTTCCAGCTATTGAAGAGAGTGCCTTCGGGAGGATGTTCTATGTCAAGGATACTTCTCACATACCCAACGTGTTGAAGTTCGAGTACGACAACGCAAGGGCCGTGAGGAAGAACATGCACTCCAAAGATAATTGA
- the LOC116207622 gene encoding DEAD-box ATP-dependent RNA helicase 57 isoform X2 produces the protein MAKDPSFLFAGVHFNKKKFANDFARFEVKDDSVDDKSLFGTAEAVQENAAAPPPKKRKRNRKGVASDPVEGFNVFKSSQSEPDIPEEKTEKDEDGPSKEKKELFRQMERNAIFRKKHNIHVSGANVPSPLQNFAELKTRYGCKSYILRNMAKLGFKEPTPIQRQAIPVLLSGRECFACAPTGSGKTMAFVCPILMKLKNASNDGIRSVILCPTKELAIQTTREFKKLARGNKFRIKLVTKALVKTSDLSKMHCDVLISTPLRLWLAIRKRKMDLSRVEFLVLDESDKLFELGLLKQIDFVVKACSNPSIVRSLFSATLPDFVEDLARTIMHDAVRVIVGRKNTASELVKQKLVFAGSEEGKLIALRQSFAESLNPPVLIFVQSKERAKELYGELAFDNIRANVIHSDLSQIQRENAVDDFRSGKTWVLIATDVVARGMDFKGISCVINFDFPDSAAAYIHRIGRSGRAGRSGEAITFYTEEDIPYLRNIANVMTASGCEVPQWILSLPKRKWKKHRPRRESISAKPEDENE, from the exons ATGGCGAAGGACCCTTCCTTTCTATTCGCCGGCGTCCACTTCAATAAGAAGAAGTTCGCCAACGATTTCGCTAGGTTTGAG GTGAAGGACGATTCAGTCGATGACAAGAGCTTATTCGGGACGGCTGAAGCCGTGCAGGAGAATGCGGCGGCGCCACCTcccaagaagaggaagaggaataGGAAGGGAGTGGCTTCAG ATCCCGTAGAGGGTTTTAATGTCTTCAAGAGCTCGCAATCGGAACCTGATATTCCTGAGGAAAAGACAGAAAAAGATGAAGATGGCCCTTcaaaggaaaagaaggaaCTTTTTAGGCAGATGGAG CGTAATGCAATTTTCAGGAAGAAGCACAACATTCATGTTTCTGGGGCTAACGTTCCGTCCCCACTACAGAATTTTGCGGAATTAAAGACCAG GTATGGATGCAAATCTTATATACTGCGGAATATGGCAAAACTTGGATTTAAGGAGCCTACTCCAATCCAGAGACAGGCCATTCCAGTTTTATTATCC GGTCGAGAATGCTTTGCTTGTGCTCCCACTGGTTCTGGGAAAACCATGGCTTTTGTCTGTCCCATACTTATGAAACTCAAG AATGCATcaaacgatggaattcgctCTGTTATTCTTTGCCCCACAAAAGAGTTAGCTATTCAAACAACCAGGGAGTTTAAGAAATTGGCCAGAGGAAACAAATTCCGCATCAAGCTGGTGACTAAAGCGCTCGTAAAAACCTCTGATTTGTCCAAAATGCACTGTGATGTTCTTATATCCACTCCTCTGCGTTTGTGGCTCGCtatcagaaaaagaaagatggaTCTAAGCAG GGTTGAGTTTCTTGTGCTGGATGAATCGGACAAGCTCTTCGAACTCGGTTTACTGAAGCAGATTGATTTTGTTGTCAAAGCATGCTCCAATCCTTCAATAGTAAGATCCTTGTTCAGTGCTACCTTGCCTGATTTTGTTGAAGACCTTGCCCGGACAATAATGCATGATGCTGTTCGAGTTATTGTTGGTAGGAA GAACACGGCATCTGAACTAGTTAAACAGAAATTGGTCTTTGCTGGCAGTGAAGAGGGAAAGCTTATCGCACTCCGACAAAGCTTTGCTGAG AGCCTGAACCCTCCAGTTCTGATTTTCGTACAAAGTAAGGAGCGTGCAAAAGAACTCTATGGAGAACTAGCATTTGACAACATTCGAGCTAATGTAATCCACTCGGATCTGTCACAGATACAG AGAGAGAATGCTGTTGACGATTTTAGATCAGGCAAAACATGGGTTTTAATCGCCACTGATGTTGTTGCCCGAGGGATGGATTTTAAAGGCATCAGTTGTGTCATCAACTTCGACTTCCCTGACTCTGCAGCGGCATATATTCACCGGATCG GTCGATCTGGAAGAGCTGGAAGGAGTGGGGAAGCCATCACTTTCTACACAGAGGAGGACATCCCCTACCTGCGGAATATAGCCAACGTTATGACGGCTTCAGGCTGTGAGGTACCTCAGTGGATCCTGAGCTTGCCTAAAAGGAAGTGGAAGAAGCACAGGCCAAGAAGAGAATCAATTTCAGCAAAACCAGAGGATGAGAATGAATAA
- the LOC116207622 gene encoding DEAD-box ATP-dependent RNA helicase 57 isoform X1 yields MAKDPSFLFAGVHFNKKKFANDFARFEKKVKDDSVDDKSLFGTAEAVQENAAAPPPKKRKRNRKGVASDPVEGFNVFKSSQSEPDIPEEKTEKDEDGPSKEKKELFRQMERNAIFRKKHNIHVSGANVPSPLQNFAELKTRYGCKSYILRNMAKLGFKEPTPIQRQAIPVLLSGRECFACAPTGSGKTMAFVCPILMKLKNASNDGIRSVILCPTKELAIQTTREFKKLARGNKFRIKLVTKALVKTSDLSKMHCDVLISTPLRLWLAIRKRKMDLSRVEFLVLDESDKLFELGLLKQIDFVVKACSNPSIVRSLFSATLPDFVEDLARTIMHDAVRVIVGRKNTASELVKQKLVFAGSEEGKLIALRQSFAESLNPPVLIFVQSKERAKELYGELAFDNIRANVIHSDLSQIQRENAVDDFRSGKTWVLIATDVVARGMDFKGISCVINFDFPDSAAAYIHRIGRSGRAGRSGEAITFYTEEDIPYLRNIANVMTASGCEVPQWILSLPKRKWKKHRPRRESISAKPEDENE; encoded by the exons ATGGCGAAGGACCCTTCCTTTCTATTCGCCGGCGTCCACTTCAATAAGAAGAAGTTCGCCAACGATTTCGCTAGGTTTGAG AAAAAGGTGAAGGACGATTCAGTCGATGACAAGAGCTTATTCGGGACGGCTGAAGCCGTGCAGGAGAATGCGGCGGCGCCACCTcccaagaagaggaagaggaataGGAAGGGAGTGGCTTCAG ATCCCGTAGAGGGTTTTAATGTCTTCAAGAGCTCGCAATCGGAACCTGATATTCCTGAGGAAAAGACAGAAAAAGATGAAGATGGCCCTTcaaaggaaaagaaggaaCTTTTTAGGCAGATGGAG CGTAATGCAATTTTCAGGAAGAAGCACAACATTCATGTTTCTGGGGCTAACGTTCCGTCCCCACTACAGAATTTTGCGGAATTAAAGACCAG GTATGGATGCAAATCTTATATACTGCGGAATATGGCAAAACTTGGATTTAAGGAGCCTACTCCAATCCAGAGACAGGCCATTCCAGTTTTATTATCC GGTCGAGAATGCTTTGCTTGTGCTCCCACTGGTTCTGGGAAAACCATGGCTTTTGTCTGTCCCATACTTATGAAACTCAAG AATGCATcaaacgatggaattcgctCTGTTATTCTTTGCCCCACAAAAGAGTTAGCTATTCAAACAACCAGGGAGTTTAAGAAATTGGCCAGAGGAAACAAATTCCGCATCAAGCTGGTGACTAAAGCGCTCGTAAAAACCTCTGATTTGTCCAAAATGCACTGTGATGTTCTTATATCCACTCCTCTGCGTTTGTGGCTCGCtatcagaaaaagaaagatggaTCTAAGCAG GGTTGAGTTTCTTGTGCTGGATGAATCGGACAAGCTCTTCGAACTCGGTTTACTGAAGCAGATTGATTTTGTTGTCAAAGCATGCTCCAATCCTTCAATAGTAAGATCCTTGTTCAGTGCTACCTTGCCTGATTTTGTTGAAGACCTTGCCCGGACAATAATGCATGATGCTGTTCGAGTTATTGTTGGTAGGAA GAACACGGCATCTGAACTAGTTAAACAGAAATTGGTCTTTGCTGGCAGTGAAGAGGGAAAGCTTATCGCACTCCGACAAAGCTTTGCTGAG AGCCTGAACCCTCCAGTTCTGATTTTCGTACAAAGTAAGGAGCGTGCAAAAGAACTCTATGGAGAACTAGCATTTGACAACATTCGAGCTAATGTAATCCACTCGGATCTGTCACAGATACAG AGAGAGAATGCTGTTGACGATTTTAGATCAGGCAAAACATGGGTTTTAATCGCCACTGATGTTGTTGCCCGAGGGATGGATTTTAAAGGCATCAGTTGTGTCATCAACTTCGACTTCCCTGACTCTGCAGCGGCATATATTCACCGGATCG GTCGATCTGGAAGAGCTGGAAGGAGTGGGGAAGCCATCACTTTCTACACAGAGGAGGACATCCCCTACCTGCGGAATATAGCCAACGTTATGACGGCTTCAGGCTGTGAGGTACCTCAGTGGATCCTGAGCTTGCCTAAAAGGAAGTGGAAGAAGCACAGGCCAAGAAGAGAATCAATTTCAGCAAAACCAGAGGATGAGAATGAATAA
- the LOC116207621 gene encoding pentatricopeptide repeat-containing protein At3g53360, mitochondrial: MIKNFVKKPNTVFNLTRHLSISLAVSSYFETEQSSNDYITSLCKQNLHREALEAFEVLRRTTRFRVNIGTYSRLICACSCLRSLEHARNVHEHIGSSNARTDVILNNHILNMYGKCGSLRDARRVFDEMPEKNVVSWTALIAGYSQNGRDADALELYVEMLKSGVSPDEFTFGSAVKACSGFGDLSLGRQLHAHVLKSGSGSQLIAQNALIAMYTKFDRVDLSWDVFFHIEDKDLISWASMIAGFCQLGHQLEGLRHFKNMMREDSFQPNEFIFGSAFSACSTVLEPEYGKQIHGLCIKFGFGRNNFSGCSLCDMYAKSGFLLSAVAAFHQIEKPDLVSWNVIIAGLANHGHWDKALLFFIQMRHLNMIPDETTARYLLCGFMSPSTLNQGMQIHSYIVKMGFHSDVQVGNILLTMYAKSSNLHDAFNAFEEVRKNENLVSWNAILSACMQHHEPMEVFRLFKLLLLSDMEPDYITLTTVIGAYAEIASLEMASQIHCYTIKLGMVQDVSVSNGLTDMYTKCGSLDTARSLFYDIEVPDVFSWSTLIVGYAQFGYAEEALKLYARMRSSGVKPDDVTFVGVLTACSHVGLVEEGWELYNSIETEHRIVPTREHCACMVDLLGRAGYLSEAKEFIQKLVHDPDIVVWKTLLAACKTYKDHEIGKWVAENILRLDPSNSAALVLLCRIYASSGNWEEVARLRGSMKEQGVRKVPGQSWIEVKNRMHAFLAQDNLHPERDRIYSVLEELWLHLLDHGYVPSGDQEFSRPSKEMLI; the protein is encoded by the coding sequence ATGATCAAGAACTTCGTCAAGAAGCCCAACACTGTCTTCAACCTTACGCGGCATCTCAGCATCTCACTGGCGGTTTCGTCCTACTTTGAGACAGAGCAGTCGAGCAATGATTACATCACTTCCCTCTGCAAGCAGAACCTTCACCGGGAAGCTCTCGAAGCCTTCGAGGTCCTACGGAGAACCACGCGTTTCCGGGTGAACATCGGCACTTACTCCCGTTTGATCTGCGCTTGCTCTTGTCTGAGGTCTTTGGAGCATGCCCGGAATGTCCACGAACATATCGGGTCTTCCAACGCTCGGACGGATGTCATCCTCAACAAtcacatacttaatatgtacGGCAAATGCGGGTCGCTTAGGGACGCAAGGAGGGTGTTCGATGAAATGCCAGAGAAGAACGTGGTCTCTTGGACCGCCTTGATTGCTGGGTATTCGCAGAATGGGAGAGATGCCGATGCCCTTGAACTGTATGTTGAGATGCTGAAGTCTGGTGTCTCGCCTGACGAGTTCACTTTTGGCAGTGCTGTGAAAGCTTGCTCTGGTTTTGGAGACCTTAGCTTGGGGAGACAACTTCATGCCCATGTCCTGAAATCGGGATCTGGTTCTCAACTCATAGCACAGAATGCGCTCATAGCAATGTACACTAAGTTTGATCGAGTTGATCTCTCATGGGATGTCTTCTTCCACATTGAAGACAAGGATTTGATTTCATGGGCGTCGATGATTGCCGGATTTTGCCAACTTGGTCATCAGTTAGAAGGTTTACGGCACTTCAAGAATATGATGCGTGAAGATTCTTTTCAGCCTAACGAGTTCATATTTGGAAGCGCTTTTAGTGCTTGCAGCACTGTCCTCGAGCCCGAGTATGGAAAGCAAATACATGGGCTGTGCATAAAGTTCGGGTTTGGGAGGAACAATTTCTCTGGGTGCTCCCTATGCGATATGTATGCGAAATCGGGTTTCTTGCTCTCGGCGGTGGCAGCGTTTCATCAAATAGAGAAGCCTGATTTGGTGTCATGGAATGTAATTATTGCCGGGCTTGCCAATCACGGCCATTGGGACAAAGCCTTGTtatttttcattcaaatgAGGCATCTAAATATGATTCCTGATGAAACCACCGCCCGCTACTTACTATGCGGTTTCATGAGCCCATCAACTCTAAATCAAGGCATGCAGATCCACTCATACATTGTTAAAATGGGCTTTCATTCGGATGTTCAAGTGGGCAATATTCTTCTCACCATGTACGCTAAATCTTCAAACCTACACGATGCATTCAATGCTTTTGAAGAGGTGAGGAAAAATGAGAACTTGGTTTCATGGAATGCTATCCTTTCTGCTTGCATGCAGCACCATGAACCCATGGAAGTGTTCAGACTATTCAAGCTTTTGCTCCTCTCTGATATGGAGCCTGATTACATCACTTTAACTACTGTCATTGGTGCCTATGCTGAAATAGCATCTTTAGAAATGGCAAGTCAGATTCACTGCTATACCATCAAACTGGGCATGGTCCAAGATGTTTCTGTCTCCAACGGTCTTACTGACATGTACACAAAGTGTGGGTCCCTTGACACTGCTAGGAGTCTCTTTTACGATATAGAAGTTCCTGATGTTTTTTCTTGGAGTACTCTGATTGTGGGATATGCGCAATTCGGGTATGCTGAGGAAGCACTTAAACTCTATGCCAGAATGAGAAGTTCTGGAGTGAAACCGGACGACGTAACATTTGTTGGGGTTCTTACTGCTTGCAGTCATGTTGGCCTTGTAGAGGAAGGGTGGGAGCTGTACAACAGTATTGAAACAGAACACAGGATTGTACCCACCAGAGAGCACTGTGCTTGCATGGTAGACTTACTTGGTCGAGCTGGGTACTTAAGTGAAGCGAAAGAGTTCATTCAGAAGTTGGTTCATGATCCCGACATCGTTGTGTGGAAAACTTTGCTTGCTGCCTGTAAAACGTACAAGGATCACGAAATTGGGAAATGGGTAGCTGAAAATATCCTGAGGCTCGACCCCTCCAATTCTGCTGCTCTTGTCTTGCTTTGTAGAATATATGCTTCTTCGGGCAATTGGGAGGAGGTCGCTAGATTGAGGGGTTCAATGAAGGAACAAGGCGTCAGGAAAGTTCCGGGGCAGAGCTGGATCGAGGTTAAGAACAGGATGCATGCTTTCTTAGCTCAAGATAATCTGCATCCCGAGAGGGACAGGATATATAGTGTGTTAGAGGAGCTCTGGCTTCACTTGCTAGATCATGGATATGTTCCATCAGGAGATCAAGAGTTTAGCAGACCATCAAAAGAGATGTTAATATAG